A window of Cellulosimicrobium protaetiae genomic DNA:
CCGTACGCGGTCGCGCTCGCGCGCGCGGTGCTGCGCCAGGCCGCTCTGCCGCTGCTCGGGCCCGACCAGACGGAGCGCATCGCGGAGCTCGAGGCGGCGGCCGACCGCGCCGCCGAGCGGGGGCGGCTCGCGCGCGAGCTGCACGACTCGGTCGGTCACGCGCTGACCGTCACGACGCTCCAGGCCGCCGCAGCCGCGCGCCTCCTCGACACCGACCCCGGCGCCGCACGGGACGCGCTCGCCGCGATCGAGGAGACGGGGCGCACCGCCATGGCGGACCTCGACCACGTCCTCGGCGTGCTCCGCGCCGAGGCGGCGCCCACCGCGCCGGCGGAGGCGTCGGCGGACGGGGGTGGCTCGCGCTCGCCCGTCCGGAGCCCGGTACGCACGCTCGCCGACCTCGACGCCCTGCTCGACGACGCGCGCCGCACCGGCGCGGACGTCCGGCGCACGGGCGCCGAGGTGCGGCCCGACGTCCCGCGCGCGGTCTCGCGGGAGGCGTACCGCGTCGTGCAGGAGGCGCTCACGAACGCGCTCCGCCACGCCCCGGGCGAGCCGGTCGCCGTCGGGGTGGCGGCGGGAACCGGTGGCGCGCTGGTCGTCGAGGTGCGCAACCCCCTGGGCACGGTCGCACGGCGCCCGGGGCCCGAAGGTCCGGGCCGCGAGCGCCGCGGCCTCGCGGGCATGCGGGAGCGGGCCCACCTGCTGCGCGGGGAGGTCTCGGCGGGTCCCGCGCCCGACGGCGGCACCTGGGTCGTGCGCGCGACGTTCCCGCTGGCAGGATCGGGCGGATGAGCGACGGGACGACGCGCGTGGTGATCGTGGACGACGAGCCCCTGGTGCGTGCGGGGCTGCGCGTCATCCTCGGCACGGAGCCCGATCTCGAGGTCGTCGGCGAGGCGGGCGACGGTGCGGAGGTGCCGGGCGTCGTCGCGCGGGCGCGCCCCGACGTCGTGCTCATGGACGTGCGCATGCCGCGCGTCGACGGGATCGCGGCGACGCGCGCCCTCCTCGCGCGCGACGACGCGCCGCGGGTGCTCGTTCTCACGACGTTCGAGAACGACGACCACGTGCTCGACGCGCTGCGTGCGGGCGCGCACGGGTTCCTGCTCAAGCGCGCGCGGCCCGAGGAGGTCGCGCAGGCGGTGCGGGTCGTGGCGCGGGGCGAGTCGCTCCTGTTCCCCGACGCCGTGCGCCGCCTCGCGACGGCGCGACCGCCCGCGGGCGACGAGCTGCGCGCCGCGCACCTCACCGAGCGTGAGGGCGAGGTGCTGCGGCTCGTCGCACAAGGGCTGTCGAACGCGGAGATCGCGGGCGAGCTCTACCTCGGCGTCGAGACGGTGCGCACGCACGTCGGCAACGTGCTCGCCAAGCTCGGCGTGCGCGACCGCACGCAGGCCGTCGTGCGCGCCTACGAGTCGGGTTTCGTCCGCGCCGGCTGACAGGCCGGCTGACAGGCCGGCTGAAGGCCGGCTGACGGGCGGGCGGCACGTAGCGCTGCGGGTGCCCCGGCCCGGTGCGACGATCGCGACATGGACCTCTCCGCGCTCACCCGCCCCGCACCGCCCGTCCCGCCCGTCGCGACGCTCGCCCGCGTCGCCCTCGGGCTCGCCCTGGTGGGGGCCGGCGTCAGCCACCTCACGGTCGCACGGGAGGAGTTCCAGGCCCAGGTGCCGGCCTGGTTCCCGGTCGACGAGGACGTGACGGTCCTCGCCTCGGGTGCCGTCGAGATCGCCCTCGGCGGGTCGCTCGTCGTGCTGTCCCGGTGGCGGGTCGCGGTCGGCCTGCTGGCCGCGGCGTTCTTCGTCGTGATCTTCCCCGGCAACGTCGGCCAGTGGCTCGAGGGCAAGGACGGGTTCGGCCTCGACACCGACGCCAAGCGGTTCGGCCGGCTCTTCTTCCAGCCGGTGCTCGTCGCCTGGGCGCTGTGGTCGACGGGCGCGCTCCGGGCGCTGCGTCGAGCGCGCCCGCAGGTCTGACCTCTCCGCCGGGCCCGGTCGGCCGGAGGACGCGGTCACCCGCGCGGGGGAGCGAGGTCGTCGTGCCGGGGGATCCGCCGCCGGGCGGCGTCCGGGAGCGTCGAGGCATGAGCATCCCGACACCGCACCCGTCCCTGTCCGATCCCCCGGCGGCCGCCCCGCCCGCGCCGTCGGGCCCCGTCCGCGGACCCTCCGCCCGCACCGGCGGACCGTCCAGCCCCGGCGGACCGCCCGCCCGCCCTGAGCACCCGTCCCGGGGGCGCTGGATCGCCCCGACGGCGGCTGCGTGGTGGGCCCTCGGCGGCGTCGTCGCGCTCGTCGTCACCCTCACCGGTGGCACGCTCGCGGTGGGCGACGCGAACGACCTGTCGTTCGGCGCCCTGAGCGGCGTGGCGGGCGAGACGCTCACGCCGTGGGTCGCGGTCCTCGCGCTCGTCGGCGCGGCGACCGCGCTGCGGGCGTGGCTCGGGGCACGGCACGGGCCGGTCGCCCGGGCCGACCGCGCACTCACCGTCGCGGCGACCGCGGTCGTCTCGGCCGGGGTCCTCGCCCTCACCGACGCGTCGATCCTGGCGCGCCTCGGGTACCTGCCGGTCACGCTCGTCATGGCGCCGTTCGACCCCGTGATCCGGGCGGCGTTCGAGGACTTCCTCGGCGCTGGTCCGCTCACGCAGCTCGCGCTCCTGGTCGGCGGCGCCCTGCTCGTCGCCTCGACGTGGCGGTTCGTGCGCCGCGGGGTCGGTGCGTGCGCGTCGTGCGGGCGCCACCACGACGGCCACGACCCGGCCTGGACGACACCGGCCGCCGCGGCACGCTGGGGTCGGGTCGCCGCGCTCGTCGCCGCCGCGGTCCCCGCCTCCTACGCGGTGACGCGCATCGCGTGGGTCCTCGGCATCCCGCTCGGCTTCTCGTCGGAGAACGTCGCCGACCTCGCCGGGGAGGACGGCCTGGTCGCGGCGCTCGGGCTGGGCGGCTTCGCGCTCGTCGGCGCGGTGCTCACGCTCGGCCTGTTCCAGCGCTGGGGCGAGGTCTTCCCCCGCTGGATGATCGGGCTCG
This region includes:
- a CDS encoding sensor histidine kinase; translated protein: MTPDDARPTRAATAPGRGAWERAVAPLRSAATVRAGVYLVVGGVVAGAYVTLVAGFVQMFASLQTPRVAILVLALVSAVIVSAPPFLAPVRALEIAAVRTFLDVDVPQPAPGAAPPGAATRWRAAAWYGLHLALGAAVLVVVLFLVPVATQLVLSATGVEPVLLTDWRPWEALPAWTWLVTAVLALLAVPYAVALARAVLRQAALPLLGPDQTERIAELEAAADRAAERGRLARELHDSVGHALTVTTLQAAAAARLLDTDPGAARDALAAIEETGRTAMADLDHVLGVLRAEAAPTAPAEASADGGGSRSPVRSPVRTLADLDALLDDARRTGADVRRTGAEVRPDVPRAVSREAYRVVQEALTNALRHAPGEPVAVGVAAGTGGALVVEVRNPLGTVARRPGPEGPGRERRGLAGMRERAHLLRGEVSAGPAPDGGTWVVRATFPLAGSGG
- a CDS encoding response regulator; translation: MSDGTTRVVIVDDEPLVRAGLRVILGTEPDLEVVGEAGDGAEVPGVVARARPDVVLMDVRMPRVDGIAATRALLARDDAPRVLVLTTFENDDHVLDALRAGAHGFLLKRARPEEVAQAVRVVARGESLLFPDAVRRLATARPPAGDELRAAHLTEREGEVLRLVAQGLSNAEIAGELYLGVETVRTHVGNVLAKLGVRDRTQAVVRAYESGFVRAG